The following proteins come from a genomic window of Mustela nigripes isolate SB6536 unplaced genomic scaffold, MUSNIG.SB6536 HiC_scaffold_76, whole genome shotgun sequence:
- the LOC132008225 gene encoding MAP kinase-activating death domain protein isoform X33 has translation MVQKKKLCPRLLDYLVIVGARHPSSDSVAQTPELLRRYPLEDHSEFPLPPDVVFFCQPEGCLSVRQRRMSLRDDTSFVFTLTDKDTGVTRYGICVNFYRSFQKRMPKEKGEGGAGSRGKEGPRATCASEEVGTETSETGLSLQPPSADPAPDVNQSPRVKPRAKAGSRSRNSTLTSLCVLSHYPFFSTFRECLYTLKRLVDCCSERLLGKKLGIPRGIQRDTMWRIFTGSLLVEEKSSALLHDLREIEAWIYRLLRSPVPVSGQKRVDIEVLPQELQQALTFALPDPSRFTLVDFPLHLPLELLGVDACLQVLTCILLEHKVVLQSRDYNALSMSVMAFVAMIYPLEYMFPVIPLLPTCMASAEQLLLAPTPYIIGVPASFFLYKLDFKMPDDVWLVDLDSNRVIAPTNAEVLPTLPEPESLELKKHLKQALASMSLNTQPILNLEKFHEGQEIPLLLGRPSNDLQSTPSTEFNPLIYGNDVDSVDVATRVAMVRFFNSPNVLQGFQMHTRTLRLFPRPVVAFQAGSFLASRPRQTPFAEKLARTQAVEYFGEWILNPTNYAFQRIHNNMFDPALIGDKPKWYAHQLQPIHYRVYDSNSQLAEALSVPPERDSDSEPTDDSGSDSMDYDDSSSSYSSLGDFVSEMMKCDINGDTPNVDPLTHAALGDASEVKIDELQNQKESEEVGPESKNSQENPPLRSSSSITASSSPSTVIHGANAEPADSTEVDDKAAVGVSKPLSAVPSSMGKSNTDRHQTEIGEGSVRRRTYDNPYFEPQYGLPPEEDDDEQGESYTPRFSQHVNGNRAQKLLRPNSLKLASDSEAESDSRASSPTSTISNNSTEGFGGIMSFASSLYRNHSTSFSLSNLTLPTKGAREKTTPFPSLKGNRRALVDQKSSVIKHSPTVKREPPSPQGRSSNSSENQQFLKEVVHSVLDGQGVGWLNMKKVRRLLESEQLRVFVLSKLNRSVQSEDDARQDAIPDVEVSRKVYKGMLDLLKCTVLSLEQSYAHAGLGGMASIFGLLEIAQTHYYSKEPDKRKKSPTESVNTPVGKDPGLSGRGDPKAMAQLRVPQLGPRAPSAAGKGPRELDTRSLKEENFVASVELWNKHQEVKKQKALEKQRPEVIKSVFETEEKKSQISADSGVSLTSGSQRTDPDSVIGVSPAVMIRSSSQDSEVSNSSGETLGADSDLSSNAGDGPGGEGSAHLASSRGTLSDSEIETNSATSTIFGKAHSLKPSVKEKLVGSPVRSSEDVSQRVYLYEGLLGRDKGSMWDQLEDAAMETFSISKERSTLWDQMQFWEDAFLDAVMLEREGMGMDQGPQEMIDRYLSLGEHDRKRLEDDEDRLLATLLHNLISYMLLMKVNKNDIRKKVRRLMGKSHIGLVYSQQINEVLDQLANLNGRDLAIRSSGSRHMKKQTFVVHAGTDTNGDIFFMEVCDDCVVLRSNIGTVYERWWYEKLINMTYCPKTKVLCLWRRNGSETQLNKFYTKKCRELYYCVKDSMERAAARQQSIKPGPELGGEFPVQDMKTGEGGLLQVTLEGINLKFMHSQFLKLKKW, from the exons ATGGTGCAAAAGAAGAAGCTCTGTCCTCGGTTACTTGATTATCTAGTGATCGTAGGGGCCAG GCACCCGAGCAGTGATAGTGTGGCCCAGACTCCTGAATTACTACGGCGGTACCCCTTGGAGGACCACTCCGAGTTTCCCCTGCCCCCAGATGTAGTGTTCTTCTGCCAGCCTGAGGGCTGTCTGAGTGTGCGTCAGCGGCGCATGAGTCTGCGGGATGACACTTCTTTCGTCTTCACCCTCACTGACAAGGACACTGGAGTCACTCGTTATGGCATCTGTGTTAACTTCTACCGCTCCTTCCAGAAGCGTATGCctaaagaaaagggggaaggTGGGGCAGGGTCACGTGGGAAGGAAGGACCCCGTGCCACTTGTGCATCAGAAGAGGTTGGCACTGAGACCTCAGAGACCGGCCTGTCCTTGCAACCCCCCAGTGCTGACCCCGCCCCCGATGTGAATCAGTCTCCTCGGGTCAAACCCCGGGCCAAGGCAGGGAGCCGTTCACGCAATAGTACTCTGACATCCCTGTGTGTGCTCAGCCACTATCCCTTCTTCTCCACCTTCCGAGAATGTCTGTACACCCTCAAACGTCTTGTGGACTGCTGCAGCGAGCGGCTGCTGGGCAAGAAACTGGGCATCCCTCGAGGCATACAAAG GGACACTATGTGGCGCATCTTTACTGGATCATTGCTAGTGGAGGAGAAGTCAAGTGCCCTTCTTCATGACCTTCGAGAGATTGAGGCCTGGATCTATCGATTGCTTCGTTCCCCAGTGCCCGTCTCTGGGCAGAAGCGAGTAGACATTGAGGTCCTACCCCAGGAGCTCCAACAAGCTCTGACCTTTGCTCTTCCAGACCCTTCTCGATTCACCCTGGTGGATTTCCCACTGCACCTTCCCTTGGAACTTCTGGGTGTGGATGCCTGTCTTCAGGTGCTAACCTGCATCCTCTTAGAGCACAAG GTGGTGCTACAGTCCCGAGACTACAATGCCCTCTCCATGTCTGTGATGGCATTTGTGGCGATGATCTACCCACTGGAGTATATGTTTCCTGTAATCCCACTGCTGCCCACCTGCATGGCATCGGCAGAACAG CTGCTGTTGGCTCCAACTCCATACATCATCGGGGTCCCTGCCAGCTTCTTCCTCTACAAGCTGGACTTCAAAATGCCTGATGACGTATGGCTGGTGGATCTGGACAGCAATAGG GTGATTGCCCCCACCAATGCAGAGGTGCTCCCAACCCTGCCAGAGCCAGAATCATTAGAGCTGAAGAAGCATCTGAAGCAG GCCCTTGCCAGCATGAGTCTCAACACCCAGCCCATCCTCAATCTGGAAAAATTCCACGAAGGCCAAGAGATCCCCCTTCTCTTGGGAAGGCCTTCTAACGACCTGCAGTCCACACCTTCCACTGAATTCAACCCACTCATCTATGGCAATGATGTGGATTCTGTGGATGTTGCAACGAG AGTGGCCATGGTCCGTTTCTTCAACTCCCCCAACGTGCTGCAGGGCTTCCAGATGCACACACGTACCCTGCGTCTCTTCCCTCGGCCCGTGGTAGCTTTTCAAGCTGGCTCCTTTCTAGCCTCACGTCCCCGGCAGACTCCTTTTGCAGAGAAGCTGGCCAGAACTCAGGCCGTGGAGTACTTCGGAGAATGGATCCTGAACCCCACCAACTACGCCTTCCAGCGAATCCACAACA ACATGTTTGATCCAGCCCTGATTGGTGACAAGCCGAAGTGGTATGCCCATCAGCTACAGCCCATCCATTATCGAGTCTATGATAGCAACTCCCAGCTGGCCGAGGCACTGAGCGTGCCCCCAGAGCGCGactctgactctgagcccactGATGACAG TGGCAGCGATAGTATGGATTATGATGACTCAAGCTCTTCTTACTCCTCCCTTGGTGACTTTGTCAGTGAAATGATGAAGTGTGACATCAATGGTGATACTCCCA ATGTGGATCCGTTGACGCATGCAGCGCTGGGGGATGCCAGCGAGGTGAAGATCGATGAGCTGCAGAACCAGAAGGAATCTGAGGAAGTGGGCCCGGAAAGCAAGAACTCTCAGGAAAACCCGCCGCTGCGCTCCAGCTCCAGCATCACCGCCAGCAGTAGCCCCAGCACCGTCATCCATGGAGCTAATGCT GAACCTGCCGATTCAACGGAGGTGGACGATAAGGCAGCAGTAGGCGTCTCCAAGCCCCTCTCTGCCGTGCCTTCCAGCATGGGCAAATCGAACACGGACAGGCACCAGACAGAAATCGGAGAGGGGTCAGTGCGCCGGCGAACCTATGACAATCCATACTTCGAGCCCCAGTATGGCCTTCCCCCTGAGGAAGATGATGATGAGCAGGGGGAAAGTTACACTCCCCGATTCAGCCAACATGTCAATGGCAATCG GGCTCAAAAGCTGCTGCGGCCCAACAGCTTGAAACTGGCAAGCGACTCTGAGGCAGAGTCCGACTCTCGCGCAAGTTCACCCACCTCCACCATCTCCAACAACAGCACCGAGGGCTTCGGGGGCATCATGTCTTTTGCCA GCAGCCTATATCGAAACCACAGTACGAGCTTCAGTCTTTCAAACCTCACACTGCCCACCAAAGGTGCGCGAGAGAAGACCACACCCTTCCCCAGTCTGAAAG GAAACAGGAGGGCCTTAGTGGACCAGAAGTCATCTGTTATTAAACACAGCCCAACAGTGAAAAGAGAGCCTCCATCACCTCAGGGTCGATCCAGCAATTCTAG TGAGAACCAGCAGTTCCTGAAGGAGGTGGTCCACAGCGTGCTGGATGGCCAGGGCGTTGGCTGGCTCAACATGAAAAAGGTGCGTCGGCTACTGGAGAGCGAGCAGCTGCGAGTCTTTGTCCTGAGCAAGCTGAATCGCTCAGTGCAGTCAGAGGACGATGCCCGGCAGGACGCCATCCCCGACGTG GAGGTCAGTCGGAAGGTATACAAGGGGATGCTAGACCTGCTCAAGTGCACGGTGCTCAGCCTGGAGCAGTCCTACGCCCACGCGGGTCTGGGGGGTATGGCCAGCATCTTTGGGCTTCTGGAGATTGCCCAGACCCACTACTATAGCAAAG AACCAGACAAGCGGAAGAAAAGTCCAACAGAGAGTGTAAATACCCCAGTCGGCAAGGATCCTGGCCTGTCCGGGCGGGGGGACCCAAAGGCCATGGCACAGCTGAGAGTTCCCCAGCTGGGACCTCGGGCACCAAGTGCTGCAGGAAAGGGTCCCAGAGAACTAGACACCAGaagtttaaaggaagaaaattttgtaGCATCTGTTG AATTGTGGAACAAGCACCAGGAAGTGAAAAAGCAAAAAGCTTTGGAAAAACAGA GGCCCGAAGTCATCAAATCCGTCTTtgagacagaggagaaaaagtCCCAGATCAGTGCGGACAGTGGCGTGAGCCTGACATCTGGTTCCCAG AGGACTGATCCAGACTCTGTCATTGGTGTGAGTCCAGCCGTTATGATCCGAAGCTCAAGTCAGGACTCTGAA gtGAGTAATAGCTCTGGAGAGACCCTTGGAGCAGACAGTGACCTGAGCAGCAACGCGGGTGATGGTCCAGGCGGTGAGGGCAGCGCCCACTTGGCCAGCTCTCGGGGCACCTTGTCTGATAGTGAAATTGAGACCAACTCTGCTACCAGCACCATCTTT GGGAAAGCCCACAGCTTGAAGCCAAGTGTCAAGGAGAAGCTGGTGGGCAGCCCAGTTCGCTCGTCTGAGGATGTAAGCCAGCGAGTCTATCTCTACGAGGGACTCCTAG GAAGGGACAAAGGATCGATGTGGGACCAGTTAGAGGATGCGGCTATGGAGACCTTTTCTATAA GCAAAGAACGTTCTACTTTATGGGACCAAATGCAGTTCTGGGAAGACGCGTTCTTAGATGCTGTGATgttggagagagaaggaatgggtATGGACCAGGGTCCCCAGGAAATGATCGACAG GTACCTGTCCCTGGGAGAGCATGACCGGAAGCGCCTGGAGGATGATGAAGATCGTTTGTTGGCCACGCTTTTGCACAACCTCATCTCTTACATGCTACTGATGAAG GTAAATAAGAATGACATCCGAAAGAAGGTGAGGCGCCTAATGGGCAAGTCGCATATTGGGCTTGTGTACAGCCAGCAAATCAACGAAGTGCTTGATCAGCTGGCGAACCTG AATGGACGTGATCTCGCTATCCGGTCCAGTGGCAGCCGGCACATGAAGAAGCAAACATTTGTGGTACATGCAGGGACAGACACAAATGGAGATATCTTCTTCATGGAG GTGTGTGATGACTGCGTGGTCCTGCGGAGTAACATCGGGACGGTGTACGAACGCTGGTGGTACGAGAAGCTCATCAACATGACCTACTGCCCCAAGACCAAGGTGCTGTGCCTGTGGCGCAGAAATGGCTCTGAGACTCAGCTCAACAAGTTCTATACCAAGAAG TGTCGGGAACTGTACTACTGCGTGAAGGACAGCATGGAGAGAGCCGCGGCCCGACAGCAGAGCATCAAACCCG GCCCTGAACTGGGTGGCGAGTTCCCTGTGCAGGACATGAAGACTGGTGAGGGCGGCTTGCTGCAGGTCACCCTAGAAGGGATCAATCTCAAGTTCATGCACAGCCAG
- the LOC132008225 gene encoding MAP kinase-activating death domain protein isoform X12: MVQKKKLCPRLLDYLVIVGARHPSSDSVAQTPELLRRYPLEDHSEFPLPPDVVFFCQPEGCLSVRQRRMSLRDDTSFVFTLTDKDTGVTRYGICVNFYRSFQKRMPKEKGEGGAGSRGKEGPRATCASEEVGTETSETGLSLQPPSADPAPDVNQSPRVKPRAKAGSRSRNSTLTSLCVLSHYPFFSTFRECLYTLKRLVDCCSERLLGKKLGIPRGIQRDTMWRIFTGSLLVEEKSSALLHDLREIEAWIYRLLRSPVPVSGQKRVDIEVLPQELQQALTFALPDPSRFTLVDFPLHLPLELLGVDACLQVLTCILLEHKVVLQSRDYNALSMSVMAFVAMIYPLEYMFPVIPLLPTCMASAEQLLLAPTPYIIGVPASFFLYKLDFKMPDDVWLVDLDSNRVIAPTNAEVLPTLPEPESLELKKHLKQALASMSLNTQPILNLEKFHEGQEIPLLLGRPSNDLQSTPSTEFNPLIYGNDVDSVDVATRVAMVRFFNSPNVLQGFQMHTRTLRLFPRPVVAFQAGSFLASRPRQTPFAEKLARTQAVEYFGEWILNPTNYAFQRIHNNMFDPALIGDKPKWYAHQLQPIHYRVYDSNSQLAEALSVPPERDSDSEPTDDSGSDSMDYDDSSSSYSSLGDFVSEMMKCDINGDTPNVDPLTHAALGDASEVKIDELQNQKESEEVGPESKNSQENPPLRSSSSITASSSPSTVIHGANAEPADSTEVDDKAAVGVSKPLSAVPSSMGKSNTDRHQTEIGEGAQKLLRPNSLKLASDSEAESDSRASSPTSTISNNSTEGFGGIMSFASSLYRNHSTSFSLSNLTLPTKGAREKTTPFPSLKVFGLNTLMEIVTEAGPGSGEGNRRALVDQKSSVIKHSPTVKREPPSPQGRSSNSSENQQFLKEVVHSVLDGQGVGWLNMKKVRRLLESEQLRVFVLSKLNRSVQSEDDARQDAIPDVEVSRKVYKGMLDLLKCTVLSLEQSYAHAGLGGMASIFGLLEIAQTHYYSKEPDKRKKSPTESVNTPVGKDPGLSGRGDPKAMAQLRVPQLGPRAPSAAGKGPRELDTRSLKEENFVASVELWNKHQEVKKQKALEKQRPEVIKSVFETEEKKSQISADSGVSLTSGSQRTDPDSVIGVSPAVMIRSSSQDSEVSTVVSNSSGETLGADSDLSSNAGDGPGGEGSAHLASSRGTLSDSEIETNSATSTIFGKAHSLKPSVKEKLVGSPVRSSEDVSQRVYLYEGLLGRDKGSMWDQLEDAAMETFSISKERSTLWDQMQFWEDAFLDAVMLEREGMGMDQGPQEMIDRYLSLGEHDRKRLEDDEDRLLATLLHNLISYMLLMKVNKNDIRKKVRRLMGKSHIGLVYSQQINEVLDQLANLNGRDLAIRSSGSRHMKKQTFVVHAGTDTNGDIFFMEVCDDCVVLRSNIGTVYERWWYEKLINMTYCPKTKVLCLWRRNGSETQLNKFYTKKCRELYYCVKDSMERAAARQQSIKPGPELGGEFPVQDMKTGEGGLLQVTLEGINLKFMHSQVFIELNHIKKCNTVRGVFVLEEFVPEIKEVVSHKYKTPMAHEICYSVLCLFSYVAAVRSREEDLRTPPRPVSS; the protein is encoded by the exons ATGGTGCAAAAGAAGAAGCTCTGTCCTCGGTTACTTGATTATCTAGTGATCGTAGGGGCCAG GCACCCGAGCAGTGATAGTGTGGCCCAGACTCCTGAATTACTACGGCGGTACCCCTTGGAGGACCACTCCGAGTTTCCCCTGCCCCCAGATGTAGTGTTCTTCTGCCAGCCTGAGGGCTGTCTGAGTGTGCGTCAGCGGCGCATGAGTCTGCGGGATGACACTTCTTTCGTCTTCACCCTCACTGACAAGGACACTGGAGTCACTCGTTATGGCATCTGTGTTAACTTCTACCGCTCCTTCCAGAAGCGTATGCctaaagaaaagggggaaggTGGGGCAGGGTCACGTGGGAAGGAAGGACCCCGTGCCACTTGTGCATCAGAAGAGGTTGGCACTGAGACCTCAGAGACCGGCCTGTCCTTGCAACCCCCCAGTGCTGACCCCGCCCCCGATGTGAATCAGTCTCCTCGGGTCAAACCCCGGGCCAAGGCAGGGAGCCGTTCACGCAATAGTACTCTGACATCCCTGTGTGTGCTCAGCCACTATCCCTTCTTCTCCACCTTCCGAGAATGTCTGTACACCCTCAAACGTCTTGTGGACTGCTGCAGCGAGCGGCTGCTGGGCAAGAAACTGGGCATCCCTCGAGGCATACAAAG GGACACTATGTGGCGCATCTTTACTGGATCATTGCTAGTGGAGGAGAAGTCAAGTGCCCTTCTTCATGACCTTCGAGAGATTGAGGCCTGGATCTATCGATTGCTTCGTTCCCCAGTGCCCGTCTCTGGGCAGAAGCGAGTAGACATTGAGGTCCTACCCCAGGAGCTCCAACAAGCTCTGACCTTTGCTCTTCCAGACCCTTCTCGATTCACCCTGGTGGATTTCCCACTGCACCTTCCCTTGGAACTTCTGGGTGTGGATGCCTGTCTTCAGGTGCTAACCTGCATCCTCTTAGAGCACAAG GTGGTGCTACAGTCCCGAGACTACAATGCCCTCTCCATGTCTGTGATGGCATTTGTGGCGATGATCTACCCACTGGAGTATATGTTTCCTGTAATCCCACTGCTGCCCACCTGCATGGCATCGGCAGAACAG CTGCTGTTGGCTCCAACTCCATACATCATCGGGGTCCCTGCCAGCTTCTTCCTCTACAAGCTGGACTTCAAAATGCCTGATGACGTATGGCTGGTGGATCTGGACAGCAATAGG GTGATTGCCCCCACCAATGCAGAGGTGCTCCCAACCCTGCCAGAGCCAGAATCATTAGAGCTGAAGAAGCATCTGAAGCAG GCCCTTGCCAGCATGAGTCTCAACACCCAGCCCATCCTCAATCTGGAAAAATTCCACGAAGGCCAAGAGATCCCCCTTCTCTTGGGAAGGCCTTCTAACGACCTGCAGTCCACACCTTCCACTGAATTCAACCCACTCATCTATGGCAATGATGTGGATTCTGTGGATGTTGCAACGAG AGTGGCCATGGTCCGTTTCTTCAACTCCCCCAACGTGCTGCAGGGCTTCCAGATGCACACACGTACCCTGCGTCTCTTCCCTCGGCCCGTGGTAGCTTTTCAAGCTGGCTCCTTTCTAGCCTCACGTCCCCGGCAGACTCCTTTTGCAGAGAAGCTGGCCAGAACTCAGGCCGTGGAGTACTTCGGAGAATGGATCCTGAACCCCACCAACTACGCCTTCCAGCGAATCCACAACA ACATGTTTGATCCAGCCCTGATTGGTGACAAGCCGAAGTGGTATGCCCATCAGCTACAGCCCATCCATTATCGAGTCTATGATAGCAACTCCCAGCTGGCCGAGGCACTGAGCGTGCCCCCAGAGCGCGactctgactctgagcccactGATGACAG TGGCAGCGATAGTATGGATTATGATGACTCAAGCTCTTCTTACTCCTCCCTTGGTGACTTTGTCAGTGAAATGATGAAGTGTGACATCAATGGTGATACTCCCA ATGTGGATCCGTTGACGCATGCAGCGCTGGGGGATGCCAGCGAGGTGAAGATCGATGAGCTGCAGAACCAGAAGGAATCTGAGGAAGTGGGCCCGGAAAGCAAGAACTCTCAGGAAAACCCGCCGCTGCGCTCCAGCTCCAGCATCACCGCCAGCAGTAGCCCCAGCACCGTCATCCATGGAGCTAATGCT GAACCTGCCGATTCAACGGAGGTGGACGATAAGGCAGCAGTAGGCGTCTCCAAGCCCCTCTCTGCCGTGCCTTCCAGCATGGGCAAATCGAACACGGACAGGCACCAGACAGAAATCGGAGAGGG GGCTCAAAAGCTGCTGCGGCCCAACAGCTTGAAACTGGCAAGCGACTCTGAGGCAGAGTCCGACTCTCGCGCAAGTTCACCCACCTCCACCATCTCCAACAACAGCACCGAGGGCTTCGGGGGCATCATGTCTTTTGCCA GCAGCCTATATCGAAACCACAGTACGAGCTTCAGTCTTTCAAACCTCACACTGCCCACCAAAGGTGCGCGAGAGAAGACCACACCCTTCCCCAGTCTGAAAG TATTTGGGCTAAATACTCTAATGGAGATTGTTACTGAAGCCGGCCCCGGGAGTGGTGAAG GAAACAGGAGGGCCTTAGTGGACCAGAAGTCATCTGTTATTAAACACAGCCCAACAGTGAAAAGAGAGCCTCCATCACCTCAGGGTCGATCCAGCAATTCTAG TGAGAACCAGCAGTTCCTGAAGGAGGTGGTCCACAGCGTGCTGGATGGCCAGGGCGTTGGCTGGCTCAACATGAAAAAGGTGCGTCGGCTACTGGAGAGCGAGCAGCTGCGAGTCTTTGTCCTGAGCAAGCTGAATCGCTCAGTGCAGTCAGAGGACGATGCCCGGCAGGACGCCATCCCCGACGTG GAGGTCAGTCGGAAGGTATACAAGGGGATGCTAGACCTGCTCAAGTGCACGGTGCTCAGCCTGGAGCAGTCCTACGCCCACGCGGGTCTGGGGGGTATGGCCAGCATCTTTGGGCTTCTGGAGATTGCCCAGACCCACTACTATAGCAAAG AACCAGACAAGCGGAAGAAAAGTCCAACAGAGAGTGTAAATACCCCAGTCGGCAAGGATCCTGGCCTGTCCGGGCGGGGGGACCCAAAGGCCATGGCACAGCTGAGAGTTCCCCAGCTGGGACCTCGGGCACCAAGTGCTGCAGGAAAGGGTCCCAGAGAACTAGACACCAGaagtttaaaggaagaaaattttgtaGCATCTGTTG AATTGTGGAACAAGCACCAGGAAGTGAAAAAGCAAAAAGCTTTGGAAAAACAGA GGCCCGAAGTCATCAAATCCGTCTTtgagacagaggagaaaaagtCCCAGATCAGTGCGGACAGTGGCGTGAGCCTGACATCTGGTTCCCAG AGGACTGATCCAGACTCTGTCATTGGTGTGAGTCCAGCCGTTATGATCCGAAGCTCAAGTCAGGACTCTGAAGTTAGCACCGTG gtGAGTAATAGCTCTGGAGAGACCCTTGGAGCAGACAGTGACCTGAGCAGCAACGCGGGTGATGGTCCAGGCGGTGAGGGCAGCGCCCACTTGGCCAGCTCTCGGGGCACCTTGTCTGATAGTGAAATTGAGACCAACTCTGCTACCAGCACCATCTTT GGGAAAGCCCACAGCTTGAAGCCAAGTGTCAAGGAGAAGCTGGTGGGCAGCCCAGTTCGCTCGTCTGAGGATGTAAGCCAGCGAGTCTATCTCTACGAGGGACTCCTAG GAAGGGACAAAGGATCGATGTGGGACCAGTTAGAGGATGCGGCTATGGAGACCTTTTCTATAA GCAAAGAACGTTCTACTTTATGGGACCAAATGCAGTTCTGGGAAGACGCGTTCTTAGATGCTGTGATgttggagagagaaggaatgggtATGGACCAGGGTCCCCAGGAAATGATCGACAG GTACCTGTCCCTGGGAGAGCATGACCGGAAGCGCCTGGAGGATGATGAAGATCGTTTGTTGGCCACGCTTTTGCACAACCTCATCTCTTACATGCTACTGATGAAG GTAAATAAGAATGACATCCGAAAGAAGGTGAGGCGCCTAATGGGCAAGTCGCATATTGGGCTTGTGTACAGCCAGCAAATCAACGAAGTGCTTGATCAGCTGGCGAACCTG AATGGACGTGATCTCGCTATCCGGTCCAGTGGCAGCCGGCACATGAAGAAGCAAACATTTGTGGTACATGCAGGGACAGACACAAATGGAGATATCTTCTTCATGGAG GTGTGTGATGACTGCGTGGTCCTGCGGAGTAACATCGGGACGGTGTACGAACGCTGGTGGTACGAGAAGCTCATCAACATGACCTACTGCCCCAAGACCAAGGTGCTGTGCCTGTGGCGCAGAAATGGCTCTGAGACTCAGCTCAACAAGTTCTATACCAAGAAG TGTCGGGAACTGTACTACTGCGTGAAGGACAGCATGGAGAGAGCCGCGGCCCGACAGCAGAGCATCAAACCCG GCCCTGAACTGGGTGGCGAGTTCCCTGTGCAGGACATGAAGACTGGTGAGGGCGGCTTGCTGCAGGTCACCCTAGAAGGGATCAATCTCAAGTTCATGCACAGCCAG